Proteins from a single region of Pseudodesulfovibrio portus:
- a CDS encoding co-chaperone GroES has protein sequence MGLKPLHDRVIVQRKEEEEKTAGGIYIPDSAKEKPQNGVVMAAGPECKTVKDGDIVLFAKYAGSEFSMDGDELIIMREDDILGVFA, from the coding sequence ATGGGTTTGAAACCGCTGCATGACCGAGTCATCGTCCAGAGAAAAGAGGAAGAGGAAAAGACCGCCGGGGGCATCTACATCCCGGACTCCGCCAAGGAAAAACCGCAGAACGGCGTCGTCATGGCCGCCGGTCCCGAGTGCAAGACCGTCAAGGACGGCGACATCGTCCTGTTCGCCAAGTACGCGGGAAGCGAATTCAGCATGGACGGCGACGAGCTGATCATCATGCGTGAAGACGACATCCTTGGTGTTTTCGCCTAA
- a CDS encoding BON domain-containing protein has translation MRHLHSFLLLLALLGLMLQVSGCTVYNVAVEERSVSSYVDDEAITFQIEKDFLADDTVKYLDYDASSYEGHVYIVGEYESRAQVDRAVAIAKKVKGVRTVTTYLLPKNPNDHCGTTDNLEIYGRLKKDLVADGDVWSTNIEIKTVQCNVILLGIVGSMNEREKIIDYANKTKGVRSVKSYLKIKR, from the coding sequence ATGCGCCATTTACATTCTTTTCTGTTGCTTCTGGCCCTCCTGGGGCTGATGCTCCAGGTTTCGGGCTGCACGGTGTACAACGTTGCGGTGGAGGAGCGGTCCGTCAGCTCCTACGTGGACGACGAGGCGATCACCTTCCAGATCGAAAAGGACTTCCTGGCCGACGACACGGTCAAGTACCTGGACTATGACGCGTCCAGCTACGAGGGCCACGTCTACATCGTCGGCGAATACGAGAGCCGCGCCCAGGTGGACCGGGCCGTGGCCATCGCCAAGAAGGTCAAGGGCGTGCGCACGGTGACCACCTACCTGCTGCCCAAGAATCCCAACGACCACTGCGGCACCACGGACAACCTGGAGATTTACGGACGCCTCAAGAAGGACCTGGTGGCCGACGGCGACGTCTGGTCCACCAACATCGAAATCAAGACCGTCCAGTGCAACGTCATCCTGTTGGGCATTGTCGGCTCCATGAACGAGCGCGAGAAGATCATCGACTACGCCAACAAGACCAAGGGCGTGCGCAGCGTCAAGTCCTACCTCAAGATCAAGCGGTAA
- a CDS encoding alpha,alpha-trehalose-phosphate synthase (UDP-forming) produces MKRLVVVSNRLPAALKHEDGRWTVKQGAGGLVTAMAPVLRNRGGVWIGWSGAAEPDVDVEGLLSDFSAEAGYELCTVPLTRQEVDDYYYGFSNEIIWPLFHDLQSRCRFHPRYWRAYLDVNFKFAEVVARRTTSDDYLWIQDYHLMHQAFFLKSMGVKRNTGFFLHIPFPTPDIFMKLPWRWKVIQALTEYDLLGFQTMQDRRNFVRCLRRLMPETRVEGRGAAVTVRLGNRSFRLGAFPISIDYNQFSELAGREDVARKAFELKEALRHRKIILGVDRLDYTKGIPERIRSIQTLLKRYPDLKGRVNFVQIAVPSREEVGEYKDLRQEIEQLVGRVNGEFSIPGWVPVHYHYRNLPVDELVAYYAAADIALVTPLRDGMNLVAKEYCACNNSEDGVLVLSEFAGAAAQLQRNAYLVNPYDMDGIAKALHRALHWDRDERHSSMSKLRDQVRRNNIFWWVDSFLQAGIAKTLGDFPEVETVRFERA; encoded by the coding sequence ATGAAACGACTGGTGGTGGTCTCCAACAGGCTGCCTGCGGCATTGAAGCATGAAGACGGGCGGTGGACGGTCAAACAGGGGGCGGGCGGCCTGGTCACGGCCATGGCCCCCGTGCTCAGGAACCGCGGCGGCGTCTGGATCGGCTGGTCCGGCGCGGCCGAACCGGACGTGGACGTGGAAGGGCTGCTGTCCGACTTCTCCGCCGAGGCCGGGTACGAGCTGTGCACCGTGCCGCTGACCCGGCAGGAGGTGGACGACTATTACTACGGCTTCTCCAACGAGATCATCTGGCCCCTGTTTCACGACCTCCAGTCCCGGTGCCGGTTCCATCCCAGGTACTGGCGCGCCTACCTGGACGTGAATTTCAAGTTCGCCGAGGTGGTCGCCCGCAGGACGACCTCGGACGACTACCTCTGGATCCAGGACTACCACCTGATGCACCAGGCGTTCTTCCTGAAATCCATGGGCGTGAAGCGCAACACGGGCTTCTTCCTGCATATCCCCTTCCCCACGCCGGACATCTTCATGAAGCTGCCCTGGCGGTGGAAGGTCATCCAGGCCCTGACCGAGTATGACCTGCTCGGATTCCAGACCATGCAGGACCGGCGCAATTTCGTGCGCTGCCTGCGCCGCCTCATGCCCGAGACCCGGGTCGAGGGCCGCGGGGCCGCGGTCACCGTCAGGCTCGGCAACCGATCGTTCAGGCTGGGCGCGTTCCCCATTTCCATCGACTACAACCAGTTTTCGGAATTGGCCGGGCGCGAGGACGTGGCCCGCAAGGCGTTCGAGCTGAAGGAGGCGCTCAGGCACCGCAAGATCATCCTCGGCGTGGACCGGCTGGACTACACCAAGGGCATCCCGGAGCGCATCCGGTCCATCCAGACCCTGCTCAAGCGGTATCCGGACCTCAAGGGCAGGGTGAACTTCGTCCAGATCGCGGTCCCCAGCCGTGAGGAAGTGGGCGAGTACAAGGACCTGCGCCAGGAGATCGAACAGCTTGTCGGCCGGGTCAACGGGGAGTTCTCGATTCCCGGCTGGGTGCCGGTGCACTACCATTACCGCAACCTGCCCGTCGACGAGCTGGTGGCCTATTACGCCGCCGCCGACATCGCCCTGGTCACGCCGCTGAGGGACGGCATGAACCTGGTGGCCAAGGAATACTGCGCCTGCAACAACTCCGAAGACGGCGTCCTGGTCCTGAGCGAGTTCGCCGGGGCCGCGGCCCAGCTCCAGAGAAACGCCTACCTGGTCAACCCCTACGACATGGACGGCATTGCCAAGGCCCTGCACCGCGCCCTCCATTGGGACCGTGACGAGCGGCACAGTTCAATGTCCAAGCTGCGCGATCAGGTGCGCAGGAACAACATCTTCTGGTGGGTCGATTCCTTTCTCCAGGCGGGCATCGCCAAAACGCTGGGCGACTTCCCGGAAGTCGAGACGGTGCGCTTCGAGCGGGCATAG
- a CDS encoding C40 family peptidase: MGGSTVERLTACRPFLLALCLALAVGVLAGCAAKTPSAPPPAEQVRARPASPKAAKVIRTARALVGYPYKWGGYRPDTGFDCSGFIWFVYHQSGVNLPRVSWQQFGAGSPVKRKDILPGDLIFFRIDKKGKSLHGGVVTDRGTFVHAPSSGKQVMESSLNSPYWYEHYLGARRVL; the protein is encoded by the coding sequence ATGGGCGGCTCGACGGTTGAAAGACTGACTGCTTGCCGCCCGTTCCTGCTCGCCCTCTGTCTGGCGCTCGCCGTGGGCGTTCTGGCCGGGTGCGCCGCCAAGACCCCATCCGCCCCGCCGCCCGCCGAACAGGTCCGGGCCCGTCCCGCCTCGCCAAAGGCCGCCAAGGTCATCCGCACGGCCCGCGCCCTGGTCGGCTACCCATACAAATGGGGCGGCTACCGGCCCGACACCGGCTTCGACTGCTCCGGGTTCATCTGGTTCGTGTACCATCAAAGCGGCGTCAATCTGCCGCGCGTCTCCTGGCAGCAGTTCGGGGCGGGCTCTCCCGTCAAACGCAAGGACATCCTCCCCGGCGACCTGATCTTCTTCAGGATCGACAAGAAGGGCAAATCCCTGCACGGCGGCGTGGTCACCGACCGGGGCACGTTCGTGCACGCCCCCAGCTCCGGCAAGCAGGTCATGGAATCCAGCCTGAATTCACCGTACTGGTACGAGCATTATCTCGGCGCCCGCCGCGTTTTGTAG
- a CDS encoding YcjF family protein, with protein MSKSMKNFLTLVGVIVIGAFLVFVYDCIAGLADFAGRIRPEFTPFVFWGLALPTAATLLWWVVMALMRPKPIMVHANPTEEELAGFRQQLVKRLTRNKILKDNGVAVRDESGLDMGLMVLRDRADEEIRSTAKRVFIGTAVSQNGRLDALVVLYLITRLVWRISKLYDQRPHHRELINLYANIAATAFLAGSLDEFGIEDTIHELIGPLMAGSALGAVPGAEAVAGTITASILTGSTNALLAMRCGIVARNYMSLDLNTKGQMRRSATLEAARMFMTISGETVSKVTRLLVRSSSSAAKKNARRVARSVVDSVAGAAGSVGKGAKKATGGVTGSAKTVGRGVTDKAKSVVSGVDRAADRLAVKIKDSARKVEKAAKDLSPALKKAEARVDKVTGKVASLLRTVRKSKSQKKDPDRPE; from the coding sequence ATGTCCAAATCCATGAAGAACTTTCTGACCCTGGTCGGGGTCATCGTCATCGGGGCGTTTCTCGTCTTCGTTTACGACTGCATCGCCGGGCTGGCCGATTTCGCCGGGCGCATCCGGCCCGAGTTCACGCCCTTTGTCTTCTGGGGGCTGGCCCTGCCCACGGCGGCCACGCTTCTCTGGTGGGTGGTCATGGCCCTGATGCGGCCCAAGCCGATCATGGTTCACGCCAACCCCACGGAGGAGGAACTGGCCGGATTCAGGCAACAGCTGGTGAAGCGGCTGACGCGGAACAAAATCCTCAAGGACAACGGCGTTGCCGTGCGGGACGAGTCCGGCCTGGACATGGGGCTGATGGTCCTTCGGGACCGGGCGGACGAGGAAATCCGGTCCACTGCCAAGCGGGTCTTCATCGGCACGGCGGTCTCCCAGAACGGGCGGCTGGACGCGCTGGTGGTCCTGTACCTGATAACCCGGCTGGTCTGGCGCATCTCCAAGCTCTACGACCAACGCCCCCACCACCGGGAGCTGATCAACCTGTATGCCAACATCGCGGCCACCGCGTTCCTGGCGGGCTCCCTCGACGAGTTCGGCATCGAGGACACCATCCACGAACTGATCGGTCCGCTCATGGCCGGGTCCGCCCTGGGTGCGGTGCCCGGGGCCGAGGCCGTGGCCGGGACCATCACCGCCTCCATCCTGACCGGGTCCACCAACGCGCTGCTGGCCATGCGGTGCGGCATCGTGGCCCGCAACTACATGAGCCTCGACCTGAACACCAAGGGCCAGATGCGGCGCAGCGCCACCCTGGAAGCGGCCCGGATGTTCATGACCATTTCCGGCGAGACCGTGAGCAAGGTCACCCGGCTGCTGGTCAGGAGTTCGTCCAGCGCGGCCAAAAAGAACGCCCGGCGGGTGGCCAGGTCCGTGGTCGACTCCGTGGCGGGTGCCGCCGGGTCCGTGGGCAAGGGGGCCAAGAAGGCCACCGGCGGCGTGACCGGTTCCGCCAAGACCGTGGGCCGGGGCGTCACCGATAAGGCCAAATCCGTGGTCTCCGGCGTGGACCGGGCCGCAGACAGGCTGGCGGTCAAGATCAAGGATTCGGCCCGCAAGGTGGAAAAAGCGGCCAAGGACCTCAGCCCGGCCCTGAAAAAGGCCGAGGCCCGAGTGGACAAGGTCACCGGAAAGGTCGCCTCCCTCCTCCGCACCGTGCGTAAGTCCAAGTCACAAAAAAAAGACCCTGACCGGCCCGAATAA